A single genomic interval of Zobellia nedashkovskayae harbors:
- a CDS encoding rhomboid family intramembrane serine protease, which yields MNNLDIATIVVIAANVLVSLKGFNDTAFFERYKFGIGQIQAGQKDRMLTSGFLHVDISHLFFNMFTLYFFAPVVVNWFSSGKFIAIYFISLLAGSLLAMFFHKNEPNYSAVGASGAVTGVLYAAILLQPNMQLGIMFIPLPIPAYVFGIGYLLYSIYGMKSRLGNIGHTAHFGGAIGGYVSTLLFMPQLLVNEPLMVGLLALPIIILLIMAKMGKI from the coding sequence ATGAACAACCTAGATATTGCCACCATAGTGGTAATCGCTGCCAATGTATTAGTCTCTCTAAAAGGTTTTAACGATACCGCTTTCTTTGAACGCTATAAATTTGGCATAGGTCAGATTCAAGCCGGTCAGAAAGACCGTATGCTTACTTCTGGCTTTTTACATGTAGATATTTCGCATCTTTTCTTTAATATGTTCACCCTTTACTTTTTTGCACCGGTAGTGGTAAACTGGTTTAGCTCAGGAAAATTTATAGCGATCTATTTCATTAGTTTATTAGCAGGTAGTCTTCTTGCCATGTTTTTCCATAAAAATGAACCTAATTATAGTGCAGTAGGGGCAAGTGGTGCGGTAACAGGCGTACTTTATGCCGCAATTCTTTTACAACCCAATATGCAGTTGGGTATTATGTTCATACCATTACCAATTCCGGCGTACGTTTTTGGTATAGGGTATTTACTGTACTCGATTTATGGAATGAAAAGCCGACTAGGAAATATTGGTCACACCGCTCATTTTGGTGGTGCCATTGGTGGTTATGTAAGCACACTACTATTCATGCCGCAACTCCTGGTAAATGAGCCTCTGATGGTAGGATTGTTGGCCTTGCCTATCATTATTCTATTGATAATGGCTAAAATGGGCAAAATATAG